Within Sphingomonas piscis, the genomic segment CCCTCTGGCGCGCGGCAACGAGATACGAAGGCGAAGTGACATGAACCTGATCCAGACCCTTGAGCGCGAAGCAATTGAAGCGCTGGTCGAGACCCGCCCCATTCCGGAATTCCGCCCCGGCGATACTTTGCGCGTCGGCGTAAAGGTCATCGAAGGCGACCGTACCCGCGTTCAGAACTTCGAAGGCGTCTGCATCGCCCGGTCGAACAAGGGCATCGGATCGAGCTTCACCGTTCGGAAGATCAGCTTCGGTGAGGGCGTCGAGCGCGTCTTCCCGCTTTATTCGCCGACGATCGACTCGATCGAGGTCGTGCGCCGCGGTGCCGTCCGTCGTGCCAAGCTCTACTATCTGCGTGGCCGCACGGGTAAGTCGGCGCGTATCGCCGAGCGCCGCGACCCGCGCCGGGAAGCTGCAAAGGCCGAAGCCGCCGACGCTTAAGCTTCTCAACGCACTGCAAATGCGCAACAAAGGGGCGTCCGTTCATCGGGCGCCCTTTTTCTATTGCAGGAAGATTCGTGCCTTGCGTTCACCTCTGTTTGCCGTCGCCGCCGCCTTCCTGATGACCACCGCCGCTCACGCCGCACTGCCGGTCCCGGCCGGCGTTGCGCAGCAGCCGCTTACCCTGGAGCGGGTGTTTGCGAGCCCGTCGTTGGCCGGGTCGACACCGCGCGGGGTTAAGCTGTCGCCGGACGGGCGCTACCTCACCATGCTTCGCAACCGAACGGACGAGCTGGAGCGCTATGATCTGTGGGCGCTCGACACCAACGGCGGCAATTGGCGCATGCTGGTCGACAGCAAGACGGTCGGGTCCGGCGCGGCGCTCAGCGAGGCCGAGAAGATGCAGCGCGAGCGTAAGCGGCTTGCCGGCCTTCGCGGCATCGTCACCTACGACTGGTCGCAGGACGGGAAGAAAATTCTCGTTCCGCTCGACGGCGATCTCTACCTCGCCGGCCTTGATGGAACCGTGAAGCGGCTCACCCAGAGCAAGGAGGGTGAGCTCAACCCCGTCATCAGCCCAAAGGGCAAATATGTCAGCTTTGTCCGTGATCAGAAGCTATGGGCAGGTCCGGTTGGCGTTGCCGCCAAGGCGATCACGCCGGGCGGAGGCACCGTCCATTATGGCGAGGCCGAGTTCGTCGCTCAGGAGGAGCTGGACCGCTTCACTGGTTACTGGTGGTCGCCCAATGACGACCGCATTGCCGTTCAGTGGTTTGACGAGAAGAATGTCGGCATTGTTACCCGTACTTCGATCGGTGCCGAAGAGACGACGACGTTCGAACAGCGCTACCCCGCCGCGGGCACGCCGAACATCGTTCCGCACCTGATCCTTACCGATCCCGACGGGCGCAACAAGGTCGAGGTCGACCTTGGCGTCGACAAGGACATCTATCTGGCACGGGTGGACTGGGCAAAGGATGGAAAGACGCTCTTCGTTCAGCGTCTGAGCCGTGCCCAGGACCGGATCGACATGCTGGCCGTCGATCCGAAGACCGGCAAGTCGCGACTTCTGTTCAGCGACAAGGCGGCGGCCGGTCACTGGATCAATCTCACCGACAATTACCGCATCCTTGGCGACGGCAGCATCATCTGGTGGTCGGAGCGTGACGGGCTGGGTCAGCTTTACCGGTTCAACGATGGCCAGTGGACACGGCTCACGGACGGCAAGTCCTATGTCATGGAACTCGAAGGCGTCGACGAAGCGGGCGGACGGATCTTCTATCAGGCCAACCCGGACGTGGTTTCCCCTCAGATCTACAGCCTCGACCTGGCAAAGCCCGGGACAGCCGGCCGTCTGCTCACAGACCCGGCATTCAAGAATTCGGCGAGCATGGACGAGGAGGCAACGCGCCTGATCGTCACCCGCTCATCACCCGAGCAACCCAGCCAGGTCTATCTCGCCGATACCAGCGGCCGACAAATCGCCTGGGTCGAAGAAAACCGGCTCGACGCCAAGCATCCGTATGCCCCCTATTTGGCAAGCCACGAGCCGACCCGGTACGGCACGATCAAGGCGGCGGACGGCAGCGACCTGCACTACATGATGGTGGTGCCGTCGGGGCTGAAGCCGGGCCAGCGCGCGCCGGTCTTCTTCGAACATTATGGCGGGCCGCATAATCAGTCGGTGACCCGAAGCTGGTCGGGTGCGCTGACCCAATATCTGGTCGACCGCGGCTACATCTACTTCGAGCTGGACAATCGCGGCTCCGCCAACCGCAGCGTCGCATTCGAGAAGCAAATCAACCGCGCCATGGGCGGGGTCGAGGTCGAAGACCAGAAAGCCGGCGTCCAGTTCCTCAAGACCCTGCCGTTCGTCGACGGCAACAAGATCGCCACCTACGGCTGGTCGTACGGCGGATACATGACACTCAAGATGCTGGAGGCCGACCCTGGCCTCTACGCCGCCGGCATCGCCGGTGCGCCGGTGACGAAGTGGGAATTGTACGACACCGCTTATACAGAGCGCTACCTCGGCAATCCGAACACCGAGCCGGACAGCTACGAGCGCTCCAACGCGCTGGCGGACGCCGGAAAGATCCGCGATCCGCTACTGGTGATCCATGGCATGAGCGATGACAATGTCGTCTTCCAGAACAGCACGGTGCTGTTCGCCAAGCTTCAACAGCAAGGCGTGCCGTTCGACATCATGGTCTATCCAGGCGCCACTCATGCGGTAGCGGGCGAAAAGCTCAAGGTGCACACGTGGAAGACGATTTTACGCTTCCTTGACCAGCATCTTAAGGGCAGTCCAACGAAGTAAGTTGGGATCCCAAACACTGGACTTTTGGCGGCCATCCCCATATCGGGCGCGCATCCACAAGGAGTGAAGTCATGGGCTACCGCGTCGTAGTCGCTGGCGCGACGGGCAACGTCGGCCGCGAAATGCTGAACATCCTCGCCGAGCGGCAGTTTCCCGCCGACGAGATCGCCGTTGTCGCGTCCGCGCGCTCGACCGGCGACATGATCGAGTTCGGCGACACTGACCGCAAGCTCAAGGTCCAGAATATTGAGCATTTCGATCCGACCGGGTGGGACATGGCCCTGTTTGCGGTGGGGTCTGAAGCGACCGCGATCCACGCGCCGCGCTTCGCCGCTGCTGGCTGCACGGTGATCGACAACAGCTCGCTTTACCGCATGGATCCGGACGTGCCGCTGATCGTGCCGGAAGTGAATGCCGACGCCATTGCGCTGCACACCAAGAAGAACATCATCGCCAACCCTAACTGCTCGACCGCGCAAATGGTTGTGGCGCTGAAGCCGCTGCACGACGTTGCCAAGATCAAGCGCGTCGTCGTCGCGACATATCAGTCGGTTTCAGGCGCCGGCAAGCAGGGCATGGACGAGCTGTTCGAGCAGTCGCGCAACATCTTCGTCGGCGATCCTGCCGAGCCGAAGAAGTTCACCAAGCAGATCGCCTTCAACGTTATCCCGCACATCGACAAGTTCCTCGACGACGGCTCGACCAAGGAGGAATGGAAGATGGTGGTCGAGACCAAGAAGATCCTTGATCCCAAGATCAAGGTCACCGCGACTTGCGTCCGCGTGCCGGTGTTCGTCGGCCATTCCGAAGCGATCAATATCGAGTTCGAGAATGAAATCTCGGCCAAGCAGGCCCAGGAAATCCTGCGCGAAGCGCCGGGCGTGATGCTGGTCGATAAGCGCGAAGATGGCGGCTACGTCACGCCGATCGAGTGCGTCGGCGACTACGCCACCTACATCAGTCGTGTGCGCGAGGATTCGACGGTGGAGAACGGCC encodes:
- the rplS gene encoding 50S ribosomal protein L19, translating into MNLIQTLEREAIEALVETRPIPEFRPGDTLRVGVKVIEGDRTRVQNFEGVCIARSNKGIGSSFTVRKISFGEGVERVFPLYSPTIDSIEVVRRGAVRRAKLYYLRGRTGKSARIAERRDPRREAAKAEAADA
- a CDS encoding DPP IV N-terminal domain-containing protein; its protein translation is MTTAAHAALPVPAGVAQQPLTLERVFASPSLAGSTPRGVKLSPDGRYLTMLRNRTDELERYDLWALDTNGGNWRMLVDSKTVGSGAALSEAEKMQRERKRLAGLRGIVTYDWSQDGKKILVPLDGDLYLAGLDGTVKRLTQSKEGELNPVISPKGKYVSFVRDQKLWAGPVGVAAKAITPGGGTVHYGEAEFVAQEELDRFTGYWWSPNDDRIAVQWFDEKNVGIVTRTSIGAEETTTFEQRYPAAGTPNIVPHLILTDPDGRNKVEVDLGVDKDIYLARVDWAKDGKTLFVQRLSRAQDRIDMLAVDPKTGKSRLLFSDKAAAGHWINLTDNYRILGDGSIIWWSERDGLGQLYRFNDGQWTRLTDGKSYVMELEGVDEAGGRIFYQANPDVVSPQIYSLDLAKPGTAGRLLTDPAFKNSASMDEEATRLIVTRSSPEQPSQVYLADTSGRQIAWVEENRLDAKHPYAPYLASHEPTRYGTIKAADGSDLHYMMVVPSGLKPGQRAPVFFEHYGGPHNQSVTRSWSGALTQYLVDRGYIYFELDNRGSANRSVAFEKQINRAMGGVEVEDQKAGVQFLKTLPFVDGNKIATYGWSYGGYMTLKMLEADPGLYAAGIAGAPVTKWELYDTAYTERYLGNPNTEPDSYERSNALADAGKIRDPLLVIHGMSDDNVVFQNSTVLFAKLQQQGVPFDIMVYPGATHAVAGEKLKVHTWKTILRFLDQHLKGSPTK
- a CDS encoding aspartate-semialdehyde dehydrogenase: MGYRVVVAGATGNVGREMLNILAERQFPADEIAVVASARSTGDMIEFGDTDRKLKVQNIEHFDPTGWDMALFAVGSEATAIHAPRFAAAGCTVIDNSSLYRMDPDVPLIVPEVNADAIALHTKKNIIANPNCSTAQMVVALKPLHDVAKIKRVVVATYQSVSGAGKQGMDELFEQSRNIFVGDPAEPKKFTKQIAFNVIPHIDKFLDDGSTKEEWKMVVETKKILDPKIKVTATCVRVPVFVGHSEAINIEFENEISAKQAQEILREAPGVMLVDKREDGGYVTPIECVGDYATYISRVREDSTVENGLSLWCVSDNLRKGAALNAVQIAELLGRKHLKKAA